Proteins from a genomic interval of Dendropsophus ebraccatus isolate aDenEbr1 chromosome 6, aDenEbr1.pat, whole genome shotgun sequence:
- the IAH1 gene encoding isoamyl acetate-hydrolyzing esterase 1 homolog, whose amino-acid sequence MLSWPRIILFGDSITQFAFETNGWGATLANKLVRKCDVLNRGLSGYNTRWAKHILPKLIPDSCHAKNIAAVTIFFGANDDSIKEENPQQHVPLEEYTENLRSMIQYLKSVSISQDKIILITPPPLHEPSWEQQCFTKGQKLNRLNSAAGAYAKACAQVGTESGAEVVDLWTLMQEGGSECTVYLSDGLHLSDEGNQFLESKLWPILEKKLEALPFILPYWNDVDNNNPESSLFQCTAEKKDQ is encoded by the exons ATGCTTTCTTGGCCTCGGATCATCCTCTTCGGAGATTCAATCACTCAG TTTGCCTTTGAAACAAATGGCTGGGGAGCGACACTGGCCAATAAGCTGGTGCG AAAATGTGATGTCCTCAACCGCGGCCTGTCTGGGTACAACACCAGATGGGCGAAACACATCCTGCCGAAACTCATCCCTGATAGCTGCCATGCCAAAAACATCGCCGCCGTTACTATTTTCTTTGGCGCTAATGACGACTCCATAAAAG agGAGAACCCTCAGCAGCACGTCCCTCTGGAGGAATACACTGAGAACCTGAGAAGCATGATCCAGTATCTGAAGAGCGTCAGTATCAGTCAGGATAAAATCATCTTGATCACGCCGCCTCCACTTCATGAACCGTCCTGGGAACAGCAATGCTTCACCAAGG GACAAAAGCTGAATCGTCTGAATTCTGCAGCTGGGGCATACGCCAAGGCCTGTGCTCAGGTGGGCACTGAGAGCGGGGCAGAAGTTGTGGATCTGTGGACTCTAATGCAGGAAGGTGGCTCG GAGTGCACTGTGTATCTATCAGACGGGCTGCATTTATCGGATGAAGGCAACCAGTTCCTGGAGTCCAAGCTGTGGCCCATCCTGGAGAAGAAGTTGGAGGCCCTGCCTTTTATCTTGCCTTATTGGAACGACGTGGACAATAATAACCCAGAATCCTCTCTTTTTCAATGTACCGCTGAAAAGAAGGATCAATGA